DNA sequence from the Nicotiana tomentosiformis chromosome 3, ASM39032v3, whole genome shotgun sequence genome:
tcattatgtggtccgcatacttgttctgcggtcgcataatgcaccgcaaaacaggtctgcggtcgcatagcataccacagattttcctcaaatcttgcccctctactgatccactttgcgaccattatgcggtccgcagagtgattctgtgaccgcatagtggtcgcagaaatgacccttttCCGACAAActtttcctttacacatcggtgtattgttcaacccaataGGCCcaataacgagttctgaatgccgtcaatttctataatctttgtactaattgatctacctcggcactaccaaaccttaattttcttagcgaaatttctccggggtcattacacataagtcaacatccgttcaaccttttcaacttaaattctaaaccttggaactaagtgctccaaatcatttcaaaacctcaccggacccaaaccaattaccccggcaagccaaataacaactgtaattcacaatttgagcagtaaatggggaaatgggattataatactcaaaacgaccggccgggtcattacagcaaGATGGGCCATGACACCCATTGACTTCCTACTAAGTGCATTtgctaccacattagctttgcccgggtgataaaggatattgatgtcataatccttcaatagctcgagccaccttctctatctcaaatttaattctttctgcttgaaaatgtacTGGAGGCTTTTGTGATCTGTAAACACTTAAGAATGCTCGCCATAAAGGTAGTTCCACCATATCTTTAATGCAAACACCACTGTTGCAAGCTCCAAGTTGTGTGTtggtagttcttctcattatTCTTTaactgcctagaagcataagcaataacctTTTCATCTTGCATAAGAACACAACTGAGACCAACTctggaggcatcacaatacattgtgaACCGACCCGAACCTATCGGCAAGGTTAATACAGGTGCAgtggtcaacctcttctttaactcTTGAAAATTCTACTCACAAGCGTCTGACCACCGGAACTTAACTGCTTTCCGAATCAACTTAGTTAATGGAGCTGCAAGTAAGGAAAGCCCCTATACAAACCTTCTAGTAGccagctaaccccaagaaactcctaattTCGATTGGCGTTGTTGGccttggccaattcttcactgcttCTGTCTTCTGAGGGTCTACTTTTATGCCTTCACTAGATACCATGTGGCCTAAGAATGCCACTAActgcaaccagaactcacattttgaaaacttggcataaagctcatTCTCCTTCTAGGTCTGCAAGGCTATCCTGAGGTGGTCTGCATGCTCATACTTGCTCTTAGAATATACCAAAATATCCTCTATAAACACGATAATAAAGGTATCAAGTAATGGCATTAAAACTTTGTTCATGAGGTCCATGAATGCAGCGGGAGCATTTGTCACCccgaaggacattactagaaattcataGTGCCTGTAGCGAGTTCTAAAGGTTGTTTTAGATATATCCACTTCTCTGAttctcaactgatggtaccccgacctcaagtctatctttgaaaagtactttgcaccctgaagttgatcaaataaatcatcaattcttggcactgggtacttgttcttaatggtaactttattcatctgccgatagtcgatgcacattctgagagacccatctttcttcttgacaAACAGGACTGGGGCACCCCCACGGTGAAACACTCAGCCTGATGAAGCCCTTGTTAAGAAGGTCTTTCAATTGTTCTCTCAACTCATTAAGTTCTGCTGGAACCATCCTATAAGGAggtatagatatgggctgagttcTTGGCATGAGATCGATGCCAAATTCTATGGTTCTTTTAGGAGGAAGTCCGGGAAGGTCATCTGGGAAAACTTCTGGAAATTCTCTAACAACTGGTACAGACTGAAGACCTGGTGGTTTTGATTATGGATTAATGATGTGAGCCAAATAGGCAATACACCCCTTACCGATCATTCGTTGTGCCTTAAAATAAGAAATAACCTTACCTACAAGCGATGCTGAACTACCCTTCCACTCTAAGACTTCTTTATTTGGAAATTGGAACCTGACTATCTTGGCACGACAATCTAACATGGCATAGTaggaagacaaccaatccatgcccatgaTCAGCTCGAAATCCACCATTTCTAACTCTATGAGATCTGCCTCGATGTTTTGACCTTGGACTGAAACTATACAACCTCTATAGACTCTTGTGGCTTTCACTGACTCGCCAATTGGAGTAGATACTAGGAATGGCTCACTAAGTTGTTTAGGTTCTAGCCCGAGGTTAATTGCAAAGTATGGAGTCACGTACTAAAACGTTGaatcctggatcaattatggcATAAGCATTATGTGAGCAGACTAGAAGTATACCTGTAATAACTTCTGCAGATACCTCTGCACTCTGACGATCAAGTGTAGCAAACAAACGGGGTTGTCCCCCTCCCTGAGTAATGCGATCTGCACCTCTGCCTGCTCCATGCCCGACCTGATTATGAGAACCATGAGCCTGAGGTGGTGCAACTATAGTAGCTGAGGAACTAGAAGGACAAGTTGATCCCCCACTGAAATTACGTCGCAACTTTGGGCAGTTTGCCTTTATATGACCATTGTTTCAGCAATGATAGCAATCATGAAACCCGAGCTTGCACTGACCTGAATGTTGCCGCTTACATGTTCCATAAAGGCCTTGTTATTGTGAATGCTGCTCATCATGACTCTGGCtatgtgaggatgatgtcctaaaATTCTGATTCTGTCGAGACTGGTTTCCATAACTCTGAGTACGTCTTAAAGAAGATCCACCACCTGACTAATAACTGGACTGAGATGGTGGTAATGACTCCTTATTGGAGGAACCCCTTCCACCTCCTCTGGATGTACCATTGAACCCGCCTATTGTCCGGGCTTTCTTGTTATGCTCTTTTTCATCTCTCCTTTGTTGTTTGTCTTTTTCTAAGTGCTTGGCGAATCCCACAACAGAGGAGAAAGCTATCATTCATACCGTTGTAGTTGATGTCGTATCCTTAATGTGGTAAGCCAAACCACCAACAAACTTGCGgatattttctttttttgtctTAACCATGTGAGGGGCATGCTTAGCCAAACTTATGAATTCCATGTAGTACTCTTGCACACTTTTATTTCCTTGCTTGAGTTGCTCGAACTATGTAGCCTTAGCTTTCCTATCCTCTTCTAGTATAAAATTAGCCATTAAGGCCTCTTCAAATTCTTCCCAAGTAGACGGACCATCATCTTCATCTCTTTCCttttcccacatctcaaaccaggcGCCAACCACATCTGTAAGCTGGTAGGCACCCAGCTCCATAGCTTCATCATCAAATGCCTTCATCGCTCGGAGGGCTTTCTTGACACCCTCCAGCCATAACATtggatcttcatcaactatagtaCCACGGAGCAATGGAGGACTCAGCTTTAAAAATTCATTCATTCTTGAGGACTCAGAATTGTTCTGTCTATTTGATTGAGGTGGAATCTCATCTCTTCTCTTGTTTTGGTTGGacatgaaggctttaaacatctcCATAGCACTATTAACAGCATTAAACATCTGACCCACCTCTGGAGATATAGCTGTCTGAGCCAGAACTGTTGTTGGGGGCAGCACTGGATCCTGAGGTACTGGCTCATCATGCTCCACCCCTTCTTCATGTTCAACCCGGGGTACTTGAACCACCTTTGTGGATTTACCCTTCCTTTTCTTAGTTGAAGCCTTCTTATTTCTACCTTGAGACACAATAGTAGCAATAGTTTCTTGAGCAGCATAGTGAGTGTCAGTGTCGGAGTTGCGAGTACGAGCCATTTCTGCGAGTTTTGGAGAAACGAATACATTAGATAATTTCTTTTGAGTAGGCTCTACTGCACAATCTAAAGTATGCAAAAATGAGACTTTTCCTAAATGCTTgaagcctcctacttataagtatgGCACGCTTcatacccataaataagactttaCTGACACGGCATCATAGACCCCTAGGACTCCATATACctgaggctctgataccaagtttgtcatgacccattttctgaacaagTCGTGACCGGCACCCGATCGCTAAATTTAACCGGGCGAACCATCTGCACTTAATAAAACTATTATAACCTCCAATTTTATATGCAACAAGGCATtactttaaccaaatacttttaattaatttgaatatCTAAAATAACCAACTCCCAAACTTTGTTCGTAGTAACTACTAAAATACTGCTAAGTTATTAtcaaaaatatctgaatcttaacccacCAACTGTGTCTATGAACTCTCAATTGATAAACGGACGCACTGCTCAGGACATGAGATTGCCTGGCTAGTTCTccaagtaaataaagaaataactaaATAAAGATGACTCAAAGGATTACTCTACGAACAAAAGCAGAGCTTACCAAAAGCAATGGAAGAGAGGAAAATCCTAACCTGTAGCCTGCACGCCTGCAAAACCGGTTCCTACGTTGTACCGCAGACAAACgtaggttcccaaaagagaacatcagtaccatccattgtactcagtgagtctcGACGACAGGGGACAAaactttaataaaatatacattcACTACTAAAAACCAACAAATTTGCGACCATCAAATCAGTtggaaaatcatatttttccgaCGGATTTCCGACTGAAAAGTGTCAGTCGGAAAACACGTGGTCGCAATTTATTTGCGATGGAATCAGTCGCAAATTGAATAATATGGGATATTTGAATTAAAGTAATTTGCAACGAATCAGTCGCTGATTTTACGACTGATTCAGTCGCTTGCCAGAAATAAAACACAAATACAAACTTAATGTTTCGACCGATTttgtcaaaaaatttaaaaataaaattaattttaaattaattatttcaaaTGAAACAGTCGCAAATCttgaattattaattaattaaaaaattcaaaaattctacatgtgcgactgattcagtcgcaaatcTTAATTAAATATTGTTAGAAATTTTCAGTTTGCGACTGAATCAATCACAAATCTAGGTAATTTCTGGTGAAATctgcgactgattcagtcgcaaatcTGGGAATTTTTAAGCAGAATCATGTTGTATTTCTAATTACAGCACATGCCAAAGAAAACAGCCAACCAAACACCTAACAATTAACCAAAAACCTAATATAACAATCCAAATATCAAACAACCAACTATCAAAGTTGTCTCTAACTTCAACTCTAAAACATTAAAATAGCTTATTGAGAATCAGTCTCCTCCTCAGACTCAGAGTACTCATTGCAGCTCCtttcttgcttttcttttttaataatttttggatCAAAGTCTGAGTTGCTTGAAATTCTTGCGATATTTGATCCACTTTTTGACGCATATCTTCCATGTCTTCTTGGGAAACCGATGCCCCACTGAATAATGTTGCTGGTGGAAACTGGAGGATGGCTGTACTCCAATCCCGTAGACTCaacctttatttattattttcgtgagaaataaaagaaaagaaagtaaaagaagtaaaaaaacaaaaaagcaactttcaaattaataccaaaatagataattacataatatttatACCTTTATTCACGCCACCAGCCGTCTGTGTCCAAATTGCATTCATATCCTCGGGGGTCAGCTGAGTTCCTTCGGGCTGAGTTTTTCGCCATGCATGAAGACCAATATGATACTTGtcctgaaataaaaataatacacgttatataaataaaataaaccaagaaaaaataatataGTTTTGGTGTTGGGATCATACAAATGTCTCTGAAGCACGCGGTTCGATCCATCCTTCTCTTGTGTagtcctttttcttcttcttgtggGTCTCCGCAAAGACCTCAGCATAATTCACATTTGCCCCACGTTCCTTTTCCTGAAAATTAagaagtaatatatatatatatatatatatatatatatatatatatatatatatatatatatatatatatatatatatatatatgttcaatttgcATACTTGTAAAACTaagaatattttaaaataaaattaccaTTCTCAAACGATGGGCTGCAAAACTAATAGAACCTCCAGTATGCAATGATCCACCCTTAGTAGAAGCTCTGTTTAACTTTGCCTGTTGACTCTTCTTCTTCCACTCAGGGGTGTTCCACTTCGCCAAAAGTTGATTCCAGACATCTTCACGTATCCAATCAGGCCTGTTGCCATCTTTCCTAGCAACATGATGTGAATTCGATATCCGCTTCTGTGCTCTCTTCTCTAAGTTCTCATTCACCAGATTTTCAAGTGTTGGCTGCCATACACACCTAACCTgcaaaattgaataaatattATTAGACGAATAAGGATaagtattaaaaaaaattaatctaCTCTTACCTTAAATTGTTGCCACATATTCATTCTGATCTGGTACGGTATCTGTCTCCATGAATTCTACGGCTCATGAAAAAATGGCTTCATAGATTCCATCACCATATGCGCGGCCTGAAAGGATGGCAAAAATCTGCATTTAATTTAACATATAAAACGTCATTAGATtcattatatgcaaaattttattGAAAGTTTTTAAAAGGAAATTGAAGGAAAACTCACCCGTCGCCATAGGGAACGATAACCAGCCGATGAAGATGATCGCACTGTACAGTCCCTCCAGTACACTGTCTCACGGTACCATCAACTATAGAAGTACTAGTAGATGGGGATGCAGCTGCGTGAGATCCTCCAATATCCAAGTTAGATATACTTGGAGTGGATGATGATGGAGATGATAATTGAGTGGGAGATATATGaggcacaaaagatgaaccaccATGATGGCTACTATGATGGCTTGGAGATGCAATCGGTGGTGAGCCACCGAACTAACTAGCAGGATCACGCGGGGAAGAAGATGAGAAACAAGACGTGGGTATAAAATTAATGGTGGTCGAAGCTGAGCCACCATGATAAGGCATGTAGTAATACTGAAGTGAGCTAAGCGGTGGAGGGACTTTGAAAAAGTCAGATGACTGTGAAGCTGGCATGGAAGGACGAGGAGGCATAGGAGGAGGGCTCATATTTTGTGTTGGTGGAGGAAGTTGAGTTGGTCTAGGTAAAGTGTGTTTTTTCTTCttagatttttttatttctttaccgCGAGAATCCATTTGTGTAATGCATATAAAATATTTACATGTAAAAAAATTTAACATAACAAATATAAACATAAAGTATacataataaatataacaatataaacataaaaaatgaagaagtcattaataatataaagtaattttATTACATATTACGATGATGCACATCATAACATATAAATACTAAACAAGTTATAAAAACATAAATATCTTAATTCTCATCACTtgtttcattttcattttcttcaTCATATGATTCTTCATCGCTTGTTTCATTTTCATCAATTGaatcttcgtcctcattttccaTCGATGTTCCCTTACCATGCTCAATTAAAATTGATCATAGGACCGAAGGATCAAATTCTTTGTATAGGCCGTTGTTATCCTGTAATTCATCTGCTAATTCACCATCCACTAGTGTTTCAACAGTTGAAATATCATTTTGGTATGCTACATCCAATGCATTCTCAACTTCAACTCTACCGACTGTATAGATTTTATCTGTGATAAccaaaaaggtcatcttatgttttaaaacttgaatctgcgctcttaagcattaaaaatctcttttttttaccctcctcgatttgcgtgcacagtccgggcatgttttcgaaaagtttttatgttgaaaattgatgaaaataagaatttatgccttaaaagttaattttagttaatttcgaTCAACCTtattggtaaacaggcccggatccatattttgacagtttcagtgggtccgtatcgaattatgggacctggacgtatgcccggaatcaaattcggatgtccctagctcaagttatgaatttttgatgaaaattaaaagtttgaaaattaattatttttaagaattgattgatgtttggcattgttagtgccgggtccgtattctagTTCTGgtgcccggtacaggttcattataatatttaagacttatctatgaaatttggtgaaaacggagttgatttgacgtgattcggaagtccagttgagaagatatgaactttaaagtgttcttgagaatttcatttgatttagtgctaaatttagagttccaggtgttattttggcgatttgatcatgcgagcaagttcgtatgatgtttttagacttgtgtgcatgtttggtttggagcaccGAGGGCACATGTGAGTTTCGGATatgccacgggatgttttggactttcaaaatctgatattttactGCAGCacgtgttctggcatgtccttctttgcgttcgcgaaggtactctcgcgaacgcgaagagtaaactgggcagctgaagttttattcttcgcgaacgcgaaggctttgtcgcgaatgcgaagcgatgggggcgttacccttcgcgaacgcatagtgttaggcacacctgggggagggttggtcgttccttcatcgcgaacgcgagcaatgcctcgcgaacgcgaaggctagggggGAGTAACCATTACGAACGCGAGCAGGATCTCGCGAACacaaaggcttggcagccagtaccctttgcgaacgcgacagtggcctcgcgaacgcgatgcacactgtcgcccagtgcgtaaaacagaatcaaacacgggtttaagccatttcttcaacatttttcaagaaccaaaagggtagaggcgattttcaagagtcattttcttccccaaagtgttggtaagtgattctaaactattttctttcaattacccattatatttcttgaattatcaacctaaaatctagagttttcatggtagaattaggggttaggatggaaactaggaatttcagaaatttggggatttagacctcaatttgaagttggattccaaaaccaattatatattcgggctcggggatgaatgggtaaatggattttggtccgaacctcgaattttgaccaagcgagctcggGGGTCGATTTTTTTGtctttttggaagaaaatttggaaaattttaatttatgcaatataattgattcctttagcaatatttgatattattgaattatttttgaatagatacgagtggtttggaggtgaattccaaaggaaagctatgattgagaattaagtggccttcatagcgaggtaagtgttgtgtctaatcctgacttgagggaattaggaaccttagattacttgctaagtgaaattcatgtgagcggcgtatatgtgaggtgatgagtacttatgcgccgccaatttacctgtttttcatgtttctctatttttcttatattgtctcaatcctatgcctaattgctacgtatTATACtggtgttgttcaatttatcattcttatcatatttacggattttttggtgataattgagtttttatttcaaagttgagattgatattatggaaccaaatattgaagtaaggtttgtacttgttattctatctccctgttgttatttatgcattgtattatggtaagggagagtgttaatgcacgaagggtgatgtcgtgccatattatgagtgttaatgcacgaagggtgatgccgtgccctattgtgagtgttaatgcacaaagggtgatgtcgtgccatattgtgagtgttaatgcacgaagggtgatgccgtgccatattgtgagtgttaatgcacgaagggtgatgccgtgccatgatagtagagttaatgcacgaaaggtgaagtcgtgccatttctattaattttatggtgagattgagagtaaaagcacgaagggtaatgtcgtgcatttttccttattgtattcattattcctgttgattcatggtatattgactgctccggtgatcattttgttgtagttctttatcttgtattcccctca
Encoded proteins:
- the LOC138908499 gene encoding uncharacterized protein, yielding MNMWQQFKVRCVWQPTLENLVNENLEKRAQKRISNSHHVARKDGNRPDWIREDVWNQLLAKWNTPEWKKKSQQAKLNRASTKGGSLHTGGSISFAAHRLRMEKERGANVNYAEVFAETHKKKKKDYTREGWIEPRASETFDKYHIGLHAWRKTQPEGTQLTPEDMNAIWTQTAGGVESTGLEYSHPPVSTSNIIQWGIGFPRRHGRYASKSGSNIARISSNSDFDPKIIKKEKQERSCNEYSESEEETDSQ